The Petrotoga miotherma DSM 10691 region GTTCATGGATTTGACGTAGAGTCATTGGTAAAAAAAATGAAAGGATTAATTGAAAACAAATGAGGTATGAGGATAATTTAAAATTGACTTTGCAAGAGGAACAAACTGTAAAAAAGGCAAAAAATGACCTTCTTCTGCCACCGTGTGTGAAAGAAAGCTTATTGTTTGAAGCATTGTGTCATAAATCATACGTTTTCGATAGCGAAAATATTCAAAGAAGACTTGATTCTAACGAAAGGTTGGAATTTCTCGGAGATGCAGTATTGGAGTTAGTTATCTCCGAGTTTCTTTACAATAATTATTACCTCTCCGAAGGTGAAATGTCAAAGGCAAGGGCTATTATAGGAAGCGAGATTATTTTAGCAGAAGTTGCTTTAAAGTTGGGGTTAGATGATTTTATTTTTTTAAGTAAGGGTGAAGACAAACAAGGTGGAAGAAGGAAAAAGTCAATTTTATCGGATGCTATGGAAGCTCTATTTGCTTGTATATATATGAGCTGTGGTTATGAAAAGACGAAGAGGTATATTATAAA contains the following coding sequences:
- the rnc gene encoding ribonuclease III; amino-acid sequence: MTLQEEQTVKKAKNDLLLPPCVKESLLFEALCHKSYVFDSENIQRRLDSNERLEFLGDAVLELVISEFLYNNYYLSEGEMSKARAIIGSEIILAEVALKLGLDDFIFLSKGEDKQGGRRKKSILSDAMEALFACIYMSCGYEKTKRYIIKNMKEYIENAVEGNIFLDYKTKLQELTQEKTKKLPEYVLLSASGPSHMKRYKVAVKLDDEILGIGEGFSKKFAEQLAAKIACEKFLNSTGGNDDID